One Chaetodon trifascialis isolate fChaTrf1 chromosome 13, fChaTrf1.hap1, whole genome shotgun sequence DNA segment encodes these proteins:
- the six2a gene encoding homeobox protein SIX2a, which produces MSMLPTFGFTQEQVACVCEVLQQGGNIERLGRFLWSLPACEHLHKNESVLKAKAVVAFHRGNFRELYKILESHQFSPHNHPKLQQLWLKAHYIEAEKLRGRPLGAVGKYRVRRKFPLPRSIWDGEETSYCFKEKSRSVLREWYTHNPYPSPREKRELAEATGLTTTQVSNWFKNRRQRDRAAEAKERENNENSNSHNPLTSSMNGNKSLLGSSDDDKTPSGTPDHTSPSPALLLGSNAGLQSLHGLAPPPGPSAIPVPSGADSVHHHHSLHHDTILNPMSSNLVDLGS; this is translated from the exons ATGTCCATGCTTCCGACGTTTGGTTTTACGCAGGAACAAGTGGCGTGTGTCTGCGAAGTCCTCCAACAAGGGGGGAACATCGAGCGGCTGGGGCGCTTTCTCTGGTCCCTCCCGGCGTGCGAACACCTTCACAAAAACGAGAGCGTCCTTAAAGCGAAAGCCGTGGTCGCGTTCCACCGGGGGAACTTCCGAGAGCTCTACAAGATCCTGGAGAGCCACCAGTTTTCGCCGCACAACCACccgaagctgcagcagctgtggctgaaAGCGCACTACATCGAGGCGGAGAAGCTGAGAGGCCGCCCGCTCGGCGCCGTGGGGAAGTACCGCGTCCGGAGAAAGTTCCCCCTGCCCCGCTCCATCTGGGACGGAGAGGAGACAAGCTACTGCTTTAAAGAGAAGAGCAGGAGCGTACTGCGGGAGTGGTACACCCACAACCCTTATCCATCCCCGCGGGAGAAAAGGGAGCTGGCCGAGGCCACGGGACTCACGACCACGCAGGTCAGCAACTGGTTCAAAAACCGACGACAGCGAGACCGAGCAGCGGAGGCAAAGGAAAG AGAAAACAACGAGAACAGCAATAGCCACAACCCATTGACTTCTTCCATGAATGGAAATAAATCTCTATTGGGGAGCTCGGACGACGATAAAACACCCTCGGGGACACCGGATCACACGTCTCCGAGCCCGGCTCTGCTCCTCGGCTCCAATGCCGGTTTACAGTCCCTGCACGGCCTCGCGCCCCCGCCGGGACCCAGCGCCATCCCGGTGCCGAGCGGCGCAGACTCGGTGCACCATCACCACTCATTGCACCATGACACCATACTGAACCCTATGTCTTCTAATCTAGTGGACCTTGGCTCTTAA